In Capillibacterium thermochitinicola, the genomic stretch ATGGTATTGCGCCAGGTACGAAAAGGAACCAACAGTTGATCGTTTTTGTCAAAAACAAGATAGCCGTGCATCATACCGGAAATGCCGATCGCGCCGGTGCATGTGAGCTTCACCTTGTATTGCCGCCAGACATTCTCCGCCAAGTCTTGATAACAGCTTTGCAAGCCCGTCCAGATCTCCTCAAGGCTGTATGTCCAGATGCCGTTTTCCAGTTTGTTTTCCCACGTATGTGACCCGGAGGCAAGCGGAGTATGGTCCTCCCCGCTCAGCACCGCTTTTATTCTCGTGGAGCCAAACTCGATACCCAGGGTCGTACACCCGCTGTCAATCATTGATTTAAGGTCACTGCCCACCCTTGATCCCTCCCCCGACTTTTTTCTCAACAACACAATGGTTGTTCCAGAACGTTATATTCCGGGATTCCTTCCTGTTGCCGCCCCCCGTAAGATTTAACGGTGATAGTAGACCGGCCAGTTGAGATACTTGGTAAAGGCTTCGTTGATGACCTCGGCCACTTCCCCGGGGCAGATCGCCACGTGGTGCTCAAAGCCGTTTTCGCAGATGTAACGCAAAAGCTCTTGCATGCGGGGAACCGCCATTACGCCATATCCGCCAAAGGTCTCCAGTGTTTCATTGAGAATCTCCCCTTCACCGACGTAGGCCCGGATCCGGCCGTTCAGATCGTCCGTTGATACCCGGCAGAACGTGGCCTTGGCCGGTTTCATCCGCCCGGTAATCGTCCCGTAGGTGTTCTCTTTGCCAACCGTCCCGGCGATAATGGCCTGGTAATCCATCTTCCCTTCATTACCGAAGATATCCTGGGGCAGATTACTGCAATGGAAAAGCACACATTTGTTTTGATCCCCGCCGAAATTATTATTCCAATCCAATAAGGCGCTGGGCCGCCCGGAGGCAAGCGTCAGGGCATACATGCCAACCAACCCCGTAATATCCGCCTCACAGGCACTGGGGTTCTTGCGGTTGGAAAGCATGCTCATGATCGCGCAAGGCACAACCCCGAAGTACTCTTCCAGCGCGGTCCAGCATTGAATGGCCGTCCCGTTCCAGTCGTGTTCTTCAATTAAGCGGTTGAGGACCACGGCAAATTTCGCCATCTTGATCAAGGCTTCCGCACTGACCCCGGCCGTGGAAGTATAACCTTTGATCGCCTCGACCTGCTCTATAACCGCCGGTTCATCGTCTTTAAGACGGCCGATTTGGCCAAGAATCTCGGCAAGATCGTAAGGCTCGACGGTAATGCCGTGGTGTTCCAGAAGCTTCTCACTATAGCGCACGGTTGTAAAGTTGACCGGACGAATCCCGATCTGGCCGAAACGAGCTTTGCGCAAACCGTTGACGACGCAGCAGCCGGCGGCAAATTTGAGGATATCCTCTTTAAAACTCTCTTCTTCCGGCGCCACGGTATGCAACCGGGTCAGGCTGTAGGGGATGTTATACTGCCGCAAGTTGTTGCAGACCGACATCTTCCCGCAAAAACTGTCCCGCCGCTTTTCAATGGACATTGCGGTGGTTTCATCGGGGAAGGCGTGAACCAGAACCGGCACCTTCAGCCCGGAGAGACGAATCGTATCCGCCACGCCCCGTTCATCACCGAAGTTCGGCAAAGTCACCAAAATACCGTCGATCTTCTCCGCATTGGCTTTAAACAAGGCCGCACATTTTTTCGCTTCTTCATAAGTCTCAACCGTCCCGTACGGGGTATCCTCCGGGGAAAGACAGACCACCTCAATTCCCAACCCGGCCAAAACCTTAAGGACCCGCCCCCGGCCTTCCTCCGCCAGTTCCGACGGGAAAAAATTACGGTTGCCGACAATCATACCTAAAGTTGTCATCTGTTTATTACCTCCCGCTTCTCATCCTGAAAATTCATGCCATCCTTTTAAACTTATGCCTTATCATCCAGGCTATTCCTTCTTCCTTGCCTTCCCTCAATTCTTCTTATTCCTTCTGGAACTTAGAGGTTGGAACCAGTTTTGTTACAGTCAGCACCGCCGTCCGTTATCCCCTCCTTCTCGCCCGGGAAAATACCTGCTTTCCCCTTGCGCGCGACGCCCGGGCCGCGCTGCGCACGACAACGCAAGCATGACCTGCTTCGTCCACTTTCCGGGCCGGTCATCCACCCGCGAACGTATTGACGCCAATACAGAGTTTCACAAACTTGTACGTACAAGTAGAGCCAAAATACTATCCCTTTGTTCCTATTACTCTTTTATTTCTCGTCGCCCAATTTAATCTTCATCGTCTTCGCGACGCCAAAAGCAGCTTCTTTTGCTGCTAATTTCTGCAAAGTTGTACGGTTGTGCGTACAACTTTAATATAATAATACCACTTTCTTAAACTATTTCCTCCTTTTCAAACCATGATTTTTTCCGCAGGAAGCCCGGAGAATCAACTCGGGCTGGAAAACAAAGCGCGGCTTATATGTTTTATCTTTGATCATATCAAGGATTAAGCGCGCCGCCTGGCGGCCCATGGTTACTTTTGGATGCTTGATGCCGCTTAACTTAACCTCCGAAGCCACCGCCAAGCTGGAATCATCAAAACTGATCAGGGAAAATTCTTCCGGGACTTTAACCCCTTTTTCCCGCAACGCTTCCAGCACAAATAAGGCGACTTGGTCGTTGTAACAGACCATCGCGGTCGGTGGCGGTGTTTCTTTCAATATCTTACGGGCGAATTGGTCGGGATAGGAATAGAGTTCTTCCGTCTCATAAGCGCCAATCAACGCCGGCACCGGCTCGATCCCATGCTCCTGCAAGGCTTTTAGATACCCGGCCCGGCGTTTAACCCCTTGTAAATCATCGGCTTTAAACAGCCCGGCAATTCGCCGGTGTCCAAGCCGGATCAGATGTTGGGTCACCAGATAACCACCCTTTTCGTCATCCTGGATAATATAAGCCGGGTCCAACTCCGGATAGTAGGCGTGCAACATCAAGTAGGGTATCCCCCGGTTTTCCAGTTCCCGGTAGTAGGCAAGATTTTCGTTCTCCCGCGCACTCTGCGTCGGCTCAATAATTAAGCCGGCGATCTTTTGCTGCAATAAATTCTCCAGACAGGTGGCTTCCTTGCTTTTCGCATTCCCGGTCGAGGCCAGGAGAAGCAAACAGCCGGCTGCGCTGAGTACCTCTTCGATCCCCCTGATGACGGCCGGGAAAATATACTCGGAGATATAAGTCGTCACGACCGCCACCGTTTGGCCCTTGGCCGCCGCCGGATAAGCACAGAAGGTCCCCCTTCCCTGCTCCCGGTAGATCAAGCCTTCGTGTTCCAAATCATCTAAAGCTTTCCGGACGGTGTGACGGCTGATCTTGAACTGGTCCGCCAGCATATTTTCGGAGGGCAGTTGATTGCCCGGGGCAATTGCGCCCCGTTTCATCTGCTCCTTCAGATATTCCTTTAAACGGTAATATTTCGGCGTTATACTGTTTTGGTCCACGTTTCTTCACCACTCGTTTCTTCTTCTTAAATTTTAAAAGGTGGCCGGCCCAGGGTTTTTCATTGTCTTCGTTCTCGGCCGTCTTTGCCGTCGCGCCGCCGGCCCGCCATCTCCCCGAACGGCGTCTAGACCTTTTCGGCCCTTTTAGACTTCCAGGCTTTTAAATCCTAACGGCCTTGGGACGCGAAAGCGGTCAGGCGCTGGTATAAATAATTGATGATCGTGCTTCTTTTAACGATTCCGATGAAATTCTGCTGGTCGTC encodes the following:
- a CDS encoding L-fucose/L-arabinose isomerase family protein — its product is MTTLGMIVGNRNFFPSELAEEGRGRVLKVLAGLGIEVVCLSPEDTPYGTVETYEEAKKCAALFKANAEKIDGILVTLPNFGDERGVADTIRLSGLKVPVLVHAFPDETTAMSIEKRRDSFCGKMSVCNNLRQYNIPYSLTRLHTVAPEEESFKEDILKFAAGCCVVNGLRKARFGQIGIRPVNFTTVRYSEKLLEHHGITVEPYDLAEILGQIGRLKDDEPAVIEQVEAIKGYTSTAGVSAEALIKMAKFAVVLNRLIEEHDWNGTAIQCWTALEEYFGVVPCAIMSMLSNRKNPSACEADITGLVGMYALTLASGRPSALLDWNNNFGGDQNKCVLFHCSNLPQDIFGNEGKMDYQAIIAGTVGKENTYGTITGRMKPAKATFCRVSTDDLNGRIRAYVGEGEILNETLETFGGYGVMAVPRMQELLRYICENGFEHHVAICPGEVAEVINEAFTKYLNWPVYYHR
- a CDS encoding GntR family transcriptional regulator, whose product is MDQNSITPKYYRLKEYLKEQMKRGAIAPGNQLPSENMLADQFKISRHTVRKALDDLEHEGLIYREQGRGTFCAYPAAAKGQTVAVVTTYISEYIFPAVIRGIEEVLSAAGCLLLLASTGNAKSKEATCLENLLQQKIAGLIIEPTQSARENENLAYYRELENRGIPYLMLHAYYPELDPAYIIQDDEKGGYLVTQHLIRLGHRRIAGLFKADDLQGVKRRAGYLKALQEHGIEPVPALIGAYETEELYSYPDQFARKILKETPPPTAMVCYNDQVALFVLEALREKGVKVPEEFSLISFDDSSLAVASEVKLSGIKHPKVTMGRQAARLILDMIKDKTYKPRFVFQPELILRASCGKNHGLKRRK
- a CDS encoding FGGY family carbohydrate kinase, whose protein sequence is MIDSGCTTLGIEFGSTRIKAVLSGEDHTPLASGSHTWENKLENGIWTYSLEEIWTGLQSCYQDLAENVWRQYKVKLTCTGAIGISGMMHGYLVFDKNDQLLVPFRTWRNT